One stretch of Streptomyces hygroscopicus DNA includes these proteins:
- a CDS encoding inositol-3-phosphate synthase: protein MGSVRVAIVGVGNCAASLVQGVEYYKDADPDTRVPGLMHVQFGDYHVNDVEFVAAFDVDAKKVGLDLADAIGASENNTIKICDVPTAGVTVQRGHTLDGLGKYYRQTIDESDEAPVDVVQVLKDKQVDVLVCYLPVGSEDAAKYYAQCAIDAKVAFVNALPVFIAGTKEWADKFTEAGVPIVGDDIKSQVGATITHRVMAKLFEDRGVILDRTMQLNVGGNMDFKNMLERERLESKKISKTQAVTSQIPDRDLGADNVHIGPSDFVAWLDDRKWAYVRLEGRAFGDVPLNLEYKLEVWDSPNSAGVIIDALRAAKIAKDRGIGGPILSASSYFMKSPPVQYFDNEAQENVEKFIKGEVER from the coding sequence ATGGGTTCGGTTCGTGTAGCCATCGTCGGCGTGGGCAACTGCGCCGCCTCGCTGGTACAGGGCGTCGAGTACTACAAGGACGCCGACCCGGACACCCGCGTGCCGGGTCTGATGCACGTGCAGTTCGGCGACTACCACGTGAACGACGTGGAGTTCGTGGCCGCCTTCGACGTGGACGCGAAGAAGGTCGGCCTGGACCTCGCGGACGCCATCGGCGCCAGCGAGAACAACACCATCAAGATCTGCGACGTGCCGACGGCCGGTGTCACGGTCCAGCGCGGCCACACGCTCGACGGACTCGGCAAGTACTACCGCCAGACCATCGACGAGTCCGACGAGGCCCCGGTCGACGTCGTCCAGGTCCTCAAGGACAAGCAGGTCGACGTTCTGGTCTGCTACCTCCCGGTCGGCTCCGAGGACGCCGCCAAGTACTACGCCCAGTGCGCCATCGACGCCAAGGTCGCCTTCGTCAACGCCCTTCCGGTGTTCATCGCCGGCACCAAGGAGTGGGCGGACAAGTTCACCGAGGCCGGGGTGCCGATCGTCGGTGACGACATCAAGTCGCAGGTCGGCGCGACCATCACACACCGCGTGATGGCCAAGCTGTTCGAGGACCGGGGCGTCATCCTGGACCGCACCATGCAGCTGAACGTCGGCGGCAACATGGACTTCAAGAACATGCTCGAGCGGGAGCGCCTGGAGTCCAAGAAGATCTCCAAGACCCAGGCCGTCACCTCCCAGATCCCCGACCGCGATCTGGGCGCCGACAACGTCCACATCGGCCCCTCGGACTTCGTGGCCTGGCTGGACGACCGCAAGTGGGCCTATGTCCGCCTGGAGGGCCGTGCGTTCGGCGATGTCCCGCTGAACCTGGAGTACAAGCTCGAGGTGTGGGACTCCCCGAACTCCGCGGGTGTCATCATCGACGCGCTGCGCGCCGCGAAGATCGCCAAGGACCGCGGCATCGGCGGCCCCATCCTCTCCGCCTCCTCGTACTTCATGAAGTCGCCGCCGGTGCAGTACTTCGACAACGAGGCGCAGGAGAACGTGGAGAAGTTCATCAAGGGCGAGGTCGAGCGCTGA
- a CDS encoding membrane protein — MLAGLTQIPAAPAAHAESKATGSRSVDVSITSLTPTAPNKSDTLTVSGTVTNDTKNTVSGARVGLRVGPTMDGRSSIDTAAHRTGYTEGLDGTEVDGKYAKKIGKLSAGTSRDFSLSIPVDQLHLGENGVYQLGVSLTGGTSSEPWPQVLGIERTFLPWQSGTATKKSQLTYLWPLISATHVTARTDNDEDRTPIFRDDRLAKELAPGGRLQQMVALGKNLPITWVIDPDLLATVDAMTKKYEVQNPSGKGTKAGRGQTVAKQWLDALQKAVDGKQVVALPFADPDLASLAHRGKNVSGTLSHLQGATELASTTVETILGVRPRTDFAWPVDGAIDSSIVDVATSAGAHNVIARSDSLRETGGLPYTPTAARQIGGGNTAVVADARLSTAFTGDMSKAENSTLAIQTFLAQSQMFNLQAPDKQRSIVVAPQRTPTTSQAQAMAAALEGLSGQWTQPLSLGQAAKAKPDPSATQRVPSSRSYPRSLRARELPTEAFDRIQETQKTLDNFEPILTAKYRVVTPFGNAIRREMSTSWRSEAQNAAGFRHDVQTYLSGLTKKVRLVPKTDMTLSGRSATVPVTLQNNLVQGVELRLVLRSQQGNRLAISDPQLVNVEGGHSQSVKFGTTANANGPVWVSAQLYTPDGQPYGREMLFEVNVTEITSTVILVIAGGVLLLVLAGVRIYVQRKRAAARSGEDGGDGEDAETAHGQDEDDSEAPETDRRDPAHALVPEQPSDPAADTGSQSAGPSGSGEKVER; from the coding sequence ATGCTCGCGGGCCTGACACAGATTCCGGCGGCGCCCGCCGCCCACGCGGAGAGCAAGGCCACCGGCTCACGGTCGGTGGACGTCTCCATCACCTCGCTGACCCCCACCGCGCCGAACAAGAGCGACACCCTCACCGTCAGCGGCACCGTCACCAACGACACCAAGAACACGGTGTCGGGGGCCCGGGTGGGCCTCCGCGTCGGTCCGACCATGGACGGCCGCAGCTCGATCGACACCGCCGCCCACCGCACCGGCTATACGGAGGGCCTCGACGGCACCGAGGTGGACGGCAAATACGCCAAGAAGATCGGCAAGCTGTCCGCCGGCACCAGCCGTGACTTCTCCCTCTCCATACCGGTGGACCAGTTGCACCTGGGGGAGAACGGCGTCTATCAGCTCGGCGTCTCGCTCACCGGTGGCACCTCCAGTGAGCCCTGGCCGCAGGTGCTGGGCATCGAGCGGACCTTCCTGCCCTGGCAGTCCGGCACGGCCACGAAGAAGTCCCAGCTCACCTATCTGTGGCCGCTGATCTCCGCCACGCATGTGACCGCGCGCACGGACAACGACGAGGACCGCACCCCGATCTTCCGGGACGACCGCCTCGCCAAGGAGCTGGCCCCCGGTGGCCGGCTCCAGCAGATGGTCGCCCTGGGGAAGAACCTCCCCATCACCTGGGTGATCGACCCCGACCTGCTCGCCACGGTCGACGCGATGACCAAGAAGTACGAGGTCCAGAACCCCTCGGGCAAGGGGACCAAGGCGGGCCGCGGCCAGACGGTCGCCAAGCAGTGGCTCGACGCCCTGCAGAAGGCCGTGGACGGCAAGCAGGTGGTCGCGCTGCCGTTCGCCGACCCCGACCTCGCCTCGCTCGCCCACCGCGGTAAGAACGTCAGCGGCACCCTCAGCCACCTCCAGGGCGCCACCGAGCTCGCCTCGACGACCGTGGAGACCATCCTCGGGGTGAGGCCGCGCACGGACTTCGCCTGGCCCGTGGACGGCGCGATCGACTCCTCGATCGTGGACGTCGCCACCTCCGCCGGCGCGCACAACGTCATCGCCCGCAGCGACAGCCTGCGCGAGACCGGCGGGCTCCCCTACACCCCCACCGCGGCCCGCCAGATCGGCGGCGGCAATACGGCGGTGGTCGCCGACGCACGGCTGTCGACGGCCTTCACCGGCGACATGTCCAAGGCGGAGAACTCCACCCTCGCCATCCAGACATTCCTGGCCCAGAGCCAGATGTTCAACCTGCAGGCGCCGGACAAGCAGCGCAGCATCGTGGTCGCCCCCCAGCGGACGCCCACCACCAGCCAGGCGCAGGCGATGGCGGCGGCCCTGGAGGGCCTCTCCGGGCAGTGGACGCAGCCGCTGAGCCTGGGACAGGCCGCGAAGGCGAAGCCCGACCCGAGCGCCACCCAGCGGGTGCCGAGCTCCCGCTCGTACCCCCGGTCGCTGCGCGCGCGGGAACTGCCCACCGAGGCGTTCGACAGGATCCAGGAGACCCAGAAGACCCTGGACAATTTCGAGCCGATTCTCACCGCCAAGTACCGAGTGGTCACTCCCTTCGGGAACGCGATCAGGCGCGAGATGTCGACCTCATGGCGCAGCGAGGCACAGAACGCGGCCGGCTTCCGGCACGACGTGCAGACCTATCTGTCCGGGCTCACCAAGAAGGTGCGCCTGGTCCCCAAGACGGACATGACCCTCTCCGGGCGGAGCGCGACCGTCCCGGTGACCCTCCAGAACAACCTGGTGCAGGGTGTCGAGCTACGGCTCGTCCTCCGCTCCCAGCAGGGCAACCGGCTGGCGATCAGCGACCCTCAGCTGGTCAATGTGGAAGGCGGCCACAGCCAGTCCGTGAAGTTCGGGACCACGGCCAACGCGAACGGCCCGGTGTGGGTCTCGGCGCAGCTCTACACCCCGGACGGACAGCCTTACGGCCGCGAGATGCTGTTCGAGGTGAATGTCACCGAAATCACGTCGACCGTGATTCTCGTGATCGCCGGCGGTGTGCTGCTGCTGGTCCTCGCCGGTGTCCGGATCTACGTCCAGCGCAAGCGCGCGGCCGCCAGGAGCGGTGAGGACGGCGGAGACGGGGAAGACGCCGAGACGGCGCACGGGCAGGATGAGGACGACAGCGAGGCCCCGGAGACCGACCGGCGTGACCCCGCGCACGCCCTCGTGCCCGAGCAGCCGAGTGACCCGGCGGCGGACACCGGATCGCAAAGCGCTGGCCCGTCCGGCTCGGGTGAGAAAGTGGAGCGTTGA
- a CDS encoding RNA nucleotidyltransferase has protein sequence MPNANNDSRPPQPTNELSQVQRRAVGELLRVSPVADDLARRFQQAGFRLALVGGSVRDALLGRLGNDLDFTTDARPDEVLKIVRPWADAVWDVGIAFGTVGCRKDMAAGSGSDQSFQIEITTYRSEAYDRTSRKPEVSYGDSIEEDLVRRDFTVNAMAVALPQKEFIDPHHGLEDLAARVLRTPGTPEESFSDDPLRMMRAARFAAQLDFEVAPEVVAAMTSMADRIDIVSAERVRDELNKLILADHPREGLRLLVETGLADRVLPELPALRLERDEHHRHKDVYEHSLTVLDQAIDLETEGPDLVLRLAALLHDIGKPKTRRFEKDGRVSFHHHEVVGAKMTKYRMTKLKYSNELIKDVSRLVELHLRFHGYGTGEWTDSAVRRYVRDAGPLLDRLHKLTRSDCTTRNKRKATALSRAYDGLEERIARLQEQEELDSIRPDLDGNEIMKILGIPPGPQVGKAYKHLLEMRLEHGPMGRDTAIATLQEWWDAQPEG, from the coding sequence GTGCCGAACGCCAACAATGACAGCCGACCCCCGCAGCCGACCAATGAGCTCAGCCAGGTGCAGCGCCGCGCCGTGGGCGAGCTTCTGCGGGTCTCTCCCGTCGCCGACGATCTTGCCCGTCGCTTCCAGCAGGCCGGTTTCCGCCTGGCTCTGGTCGGTGGCTCGGTACGGGACGCGCTGCTCGGCCGGCTCGGTAACGATCTGGACTTCACGACGGACGCTCGGCCGGACGAGGTACTGAAGATCGTACGGCCGTGGGCGGACGCGGTGTGGGATGTCGGCATCGCCTTCGGCACCGTCGGCTGCCGTAAGGACATGGCCGCAGGAAGCGGGTCGGATCAGAGCTTCCAGATTGAAATCACGACTTATCGGTCAGAAGCCTATGACCGGACATCCCGGAAGCCCGAGGTGTCGTACGGCGACTCCATCGAGGAGGACCTGGTCCGTCGGGACTTCACGGTCAACGCGATGGCGGTGGCGCTTCCGCAGAAGGAGTTCATCGACCCGCACCACGGCCTGGAGGATCTCGCCGCCCGGGTGCTGCGCACCCCCGGGACGCCCGAGGAGTCCTTCTCCGACGATCCGCTGCGGATGATGCGTGCCGCGCGCTTCGCCGCGCAGCTGGACTTCGAGGTGGCCCCCGAGGTGGTCGCCGCGATGACCTCGATGGCCGACCGTATCGACATCGTCTCGGCCGAGCGGGTACGTGATGAGCTCAACAAGCTCATCCTGGCCGACCACCCTCGCGAGGGGCTGCGGCTGCTGGTGGAGACCGGGCTCGCCGACCGCGTCCTGCCGGAGCTCCCGGCGCTGCGCCTGGAGCGTGATGAGCACCACCGCCACAAGGATGTGTACGAGCATTCGCTGACGGTGCTGGACCAGGCCATCGACCTGGAGACCGAGGGGCCCGATCTGGTGCTGCGGCTGGCCGCGCTGCTGCATGACATCGGTAAGCCCAAGACGCGCCGCTTCGAGAAGGACGGCCGGGTCTCCTTCCACCACCACGAGGTGGTGGGAGCCAAGATGACCAAGTACCGGATGACGAAGCTCAAGTACTCCAATGAGCTGATCAAGGACGTCTCGCGCCTTGTCGAGCTGCATCTGCGCTTCCACGGCTATGGCACGGGGGAATGGACCGACTCGGCCGTCCGCCGCTACGTCCGTGACGCCGGGCCGCTGCTGGACCGGCTGCACAAGCTGACCCGCTCGGACTGCACCACCCGCAACAAGCGGAAGGCGACGGCGCTCTCGCGTGCCTACGACGGCCTCGAGGAGCGCATCGCCCGGTTGCAGGAGCAGGAGGAGCTGGACTCGATCCGCCCGGATCTGGACGGCAACGAGATCATGAAGATCCTCGGCATCCCTCCGGGGCCGCAGGTCGGCAAGGCGTACAAGCATCTGCTGGAGATGCGGCTGGAGCACGGTCCGATGGGGCGGGACACCGCGATCGCCACGCTCCAGGAGTGGTGGGACGCTCAGCCGGAAGGCTGA
- a CDS encoding MFS transporter — MPVVRDLRVLLQLRDFRRLLAIRLLSQAADGVYQVALATYVVFSPEKQTSAAAIASAMAVLLLPYSLLGPFAGVLLDRWRRRQVLLYGNLLRSGLATGTAVLVLGQVPEWLFYVSALSVTAVNRFVLAGLSAALPRVVDSQERLVMANSLSPTAGTLAATAGGSLAFIVRLSGPGGTSSDALVVLLGAALYLIAGLTALSMAPGLLGPDPAALQPRLPAALMSTTRGLVAGVRHLLERRDPTVALAAMTLMRFCYGALTVTVLMLCRYAWADTESEGLALLGLAVGVSGAGFFAAAVITPWAVARLRTPASSRPDGRLSWVMVCAGSAALLEPGLGLPFEPAPMLIAAFVLGLVTQGAKIATDTVVQSAIADDFRGRIFSLYDVLFNVAFVGAAAVAAVILPPDGRSAPLLICVALIYAATALLVMFHVKHDRDHAQRVDVSRETGGAQPSG, encoded by the coding sequence ATGCCTGTTGTGCGTGATCTCCGCGTACTGCTGCAACTGCGTGACTTCCGGCGCCTTCTGGCCATCCGCCTGCTGTCCCAGGCGGCTGACGGCGTCTACCAGGTCGCACTCGCCACGTATGTGGTCTTCTCCCCGGAGAAGCAGACCTCCGCCGCGGCCATCGCCTCCGCCATGGCCGTCCTGCTGCTCCCCTACTCCCTGCTCGGCCCCTTCGCCGGTGTGCTGCTGGACCGCTGGCGCCGGCGGCAGGTGCTGCTCTACGGCAATCTGCTGCGCTCGGGACTGGCCACCGGAACCGCCGTACTGGTCCTCGGCCAGGTGCCGGAGTGGCTCTTCTACGTCTCGGCCCTGTCGGTGACGGCCGTCAACCGCTTTGTGCTGGCCGGTCTTTCGGCGGCCCTGCCGCGGGTCGTCGACAGCCAGGAACGTCTGGTCATGGCCAACTCCCTCTCGCCCACCGCCGGAACGCTCGCCGCCACGGCCGGGGGCAGCCTCGCCTTCATCGTGCGGCTGTCGGGCCCGGGAGGCACCTCGTCGGACGCGCTGGTCGTCCTGCTGGGCGCCGCGCTCTATCTCATCGCCGGACTCACGGCCCTGTCGATGGCACCGGGCCTGCTGGGACCGGATCCCGCGGCCCTTCAGCCCCGTCTCCCCGCGGCCCTGATGAGCACCACGCGGGGTCTGGTCGCGGGTGTACGCCATCTACTGGAACGCCGGGATCCCACTGTGGCGCTGGCCGCGATGACGCTGATGCGCTTCTGCTACGGGGCGCTCACGGTGACGGTGCTGATGCTCTGCCGCTACGCATGGGCCGACACCGAGTCCGAGGGGCTCGCACTTCTGGGGCTGGCCGTCGGCGTCTCGGGCGCGGGCTTCTTCGCGGCGGCGGTGATCACGCCCTGGGCGGTGGCCCGGCTCAGAACCCCTGCGTCCTCCCGGCCGGACGGCCGGCTCTCCTGGGTGATGGTGTGCGCGGGAAGCGCGGCCCTTCTGGAACCGGGTCTCGGGCTGCCCTTCGAGCCCGCCCCCATGCTGATCGCCGCGTTCGTCCTCGGGCTCGTCACCCAGGGCGCCAAGATCGCCACCGACACCGTCGTACAGTCCGCCATCGCCGATGACTTCCGCGGCCGGATCTTCTCCCTCTACGACGTGCTGTTCAACGTCGCCTTCGTGGGAGCCGCGGCGGTCGCCGCGGTGATACTGCCACCGGACGGCAGATCGGCCCCGCTGCTGATCTGTGTGGCGCTGATCTACGCGGCCACCGCGCTGCTCGTCATGTTTCACGTGAAACATGACCGGGACCACGCCCAGCGGGTCGATGTTTCACGTGAAACCGGAGGGGCTCAGCCTTCCGGCTGA
- a CDS encoding penicillin-binding protein, with translation MSEHRRKPPQPQGGGRAAARRAGQQSSGRRAAPTHNAAAGSDATPQGEERPYSGRAAARRAAQRGGGRRRGADPGAGGAGHGGRGGGRRGAGGGRGHDSGGDGHPGKKRFIDYPRGGRSGFRRWVPSWKLVTGTFLFFFAVLLGAVGIGLWLVQVPTAQAASQTQKNVYYWADGKQMVVSGGGDLNRQIVPLSKIPKSMQNAVISAENASFYQDSGVDPMGIARAVVNMARGGATQSGSTITQQFVKNTYLDQSQTLTRKVKELFISIKVGATKDKDYILGSYLNTAYYGRGAYGCQAAARAYYDRDCAALTPSQSAFLASTLNGPNLYDPNGGYGAAATKEANTKRAKQRWEWILRREVAVHRLSKTEAQEWIGKGFPMPQDPKVATNKQGQIGYLTDLADNFIIANTGISKSKLDKGGYQIHTTFDRKKISELTRAVEKVSKENIKPKLREPDKHVQFGGASVEPKTGKILAIYGGKNALEHYRNNADYTGVQVGSTFKPFVMAAAMTNGVRDPKGTREQPDSERTLVSPSSVYNGDNKLTLRDYDGTVWHDKDGKEWHQRNDGDEDKGPVSLRTAMQYSVNTPFIQLGMDVGTDKVRDSALAAGLSKEQLASITPTFSLGTSAPSAIRLAGAYATFAASGEQADPYSVERVEDKNGPVYDHKQDAQLKRAFDSNVANNVTDVLENVVQHGTGTSAKIGRPAAGKTGTTDENKSAWFSGYTPQLSTAIGMWRVDDQAKSQKFLSMRGVGGQKTIHGASFPAEIWADYMRGALQGKPVKDFPAATPIGQKVFGEDASPSPTQTTEKPSESPSESPSESPSESPSESPSGSPTPTDTCDPLDFNCNDNGGNQNGGNQNGGQNGGPGGPTTSPTSDPPGGPGGIFGGPSGARRED, from the coding sequence ATGAGCGAGCACCGTCGCAAACCGCCGCAGCCCCAAGGCGGCGGACGAGCAGCGGCCCGGCGAGCCGGACAGCAGTCGTCCGGCCGCCGCGCAGCACCGACGCACAACGCCGCAGCCGGGTCGGACGCCACCCCCCAGGGGGAAGAGCGTCCTTACAGCGGCCGCGCGGCGGCCCGCCGCGCCGCACAACGCGGCGGCGGCCGTAGACGAGGAGCCGATCCGGGCGCGGGCGGCGCGGGCCACGGCGGTCGCGGTGGCGGCCGGCGGGGGGCCGGCGGTGGCCGCGGACATGACTCGGGGGGCGATGGGCACCCCGGCAAGAAGCGCTTTATCGACTACCCGCGTGGGGGAAGGTCGGGTTTCCGGCGCTGGGTTCCGTCCTGGAAGCTGGTGACGGGAACCTTCCTCTTCTTCTTCGCGGTGCTGCTCGGCGCCGTCGGCATAGGGCTGTGGCTGGTGCAGGTGCCGACCGCCCAGGCCGCGTCCCAGACCCAGAAGAACGTCTACTACTGGGCCGACGGCAAGCAGATGGTGGTCTCCGGCGGTGGTGACCTCAACCGTCAGATCGTCCCCCTCAGCAAGATCCCCAAGTCCATGCAGAACGCGGTGATCTCCGCGGAGAACGCCAGCTTCTACCAGGACTCCGGCGTCGACCCGATGGGTATCGCGCGCGCGGTCGTCAACATGGCGCGGGGCGGCGCGACCCAGAGTGGGTCGACCATCACCCAGCAGTTCGTGAAGAACACTTACCTGGACCAGTCGCAGACGCTCACGCGCAAGGTCAAGGAACTGTTCATCTCCATAAAGGTGGGCGCGACCAAGGACAAGGACTACATCCTCGGGAGCTACCTGAACACCGCCTACTACGGACGCGGTGCCTACGGCTGCCAGGCGGCGGCCCGCGCGTACTACGACCGTGACTGCGCGGCCCTGACGCCCAGCCAGAGCGCCTTCCTGGCCTCGACGCTGAACGGCCCCAACCTCTACGACCCCAACGGCGGCTACGGCGCCGCGGCCACCAAGGAGGCCAACACCAAGCGGGCCAAGCAGCGCTGGGAGTGGATCCTGCGGCGTGAGGTCGCCGTGCACAGGCTGAGCAAGACCGAGGCCCAGGAGTGGATCGGCAAGGGTTTCCCGATGCCGCAGGACCCGAAGGTGGCCACGAACAAGCAGGGCCAGATCGGCTACCTCACCGACCTCGCCGACAACTTCATCATCGCCAACACCGGAATCAGCAAGTCGAAGCTGGACAAGGGTGGCTATCAGATCCATACCACCTTCGACCGGAAAAAGATCAGTGAGCTGACCCGGGCGGTCGAGAAGGTCTCCAAGGAGAACATCAAGCCGAAACTGCGCGAGCCGGACAAGCACGTCCAGTTCGGCGGCGCCTCGGTGGAGCCCAAGACGGGCAAGATCCTGGCCATCTACGGCGGCAAGAACGCGCTGGAGCACTACCGCAACAACGCCGACTACACCGGTGTCCAGGTGGGCTCGACCTTCAAGCCCTTCGTGATGGCAGCCGCGATGACCAATGGCGTCCGCGATCCGAAGGGCACCCGGGAGCAACCCGATTCCGAGCGCACCCTGGTCTCGCCGAGCAGTGTCTACAACGGCGACAACAAGTTGACCCTGCGGGACTACGACGGCACCGTCTGGCACGACAAGGACGGCAAGGAGTGGCACCAGCGGAACGACGGTGACGAGGACAAGGGCCCGGTCAGCCTGCGCACCGCGATGCAGTACTCGGTGAACACCCCGTTCATCCAGCTGGGCATGGACGTCGGCACCGACAAGGTGCGGGACTCGGCCCTGGCCGCGGGCCTCAGCAAGGAGCAACTGGCCTCGATCACCCCGACGTTCTCGCTCGGCACCTCCGCGCCCAGCGCCATCCGGCTCGCCGGGGCGTACGCCACCTTCGCGGCCAGCGGCGAGCAGGCCGACCCGTACTCGGTGGAGCGGGTCGAGGACAAGAACGGCCCCGTCTACGACCACAAGCAGGACGCCCAGCTCAAGCGGGCGTTCGACTCGAACGTGGCGAACAACGTCACCGACGTCCTGGAGAACGTGGTCCAGCACGGCACCGGCACCTCGGCGAAGATCGGCCGTCCGGCGGCGGGCAAGACCGGAACCACCGACGAGAACAAGTCGGCCTGGTTCTCCGGCTACACCCCGCAGCTGTCCACCGCGATCGGCATGTGGCGGGTGGACGACCAGGCCAAGAGCCAGAAGTTCCTGTCCATGCGCGGTGTGGGCGGTCAGAAGACGATCCACGGCGCGTCGTTCCCGGCGGAGATCTGGGCCGACTACATGCGCGGTGCCCTGCAGGGCAAGCCGGTCAAGGACTTCCCCGCGGCCACCCCGATCGGCCAGAAGGTCTTCGGCGAGGACGCGAGCCCGAGCCCGACCCAGACGACGGAAAAGCCTTCCGAGTCCCCGTCGGAGTCCCCTTCGGAATCTCCGTCGGAGTCGCCCTCGGAGTCGCCGTCCGGCAGCCCGACCCCGACGGACACCTGTGACCCGCTGGACTTCAACTGCAACGACAACGGCGGGAACCAGAACGGCGGCAACCAGAACGGAGGCCAGAACGGCGGTCCGGGCGGTCCGACCACATCACCGACCTCGGATCCGCCGGGCGGGCCCGGAGGCATATTCGGCGGCCCGTCCGGGGCCCGGCGGGAGGACTAG
- a CDS encoding PadR family transcriptional regulator translates to MSRRSGVLEFAVLGLLRESPMHGYELRKRLNTSLGVFRAFSYGSLYPCLKTLVSNGWLIEESGSASQDALAAPLSGRRAKIVYRLTAAGKERFEELLSHTGPDAWEDEHFGVRFAFFGQTSRDVRMRVLEGRRSRLEERLDKMRAAMARTRERLDDYTLELQRHGMESVEREVRWLNELIESERSGRDQRDGTAGQDRAIERDEDRPPQQEQDQSGDADGPPRHRGGSRPDPSDDTAK, encoded by the coding sequence ATGAGCAGACGCTCCGGCGTCCTGGAGTTCGCCGTCCTCGGCCTGCTGCGCGAGTCCCCGATGCACGGATACGAGCTGCGCAAGCGGCTCAACACGTCACTCGGGGTGTTCCGGGCGTTCAGCTACGGCAGCCTCTATCCCTGCCTCAAGACGCTGGTCTCCAACGGCTGGTTGATCGAGGAATCCGGCAGCGCCTCCCAGGACGCCCTCGCGGCGCCCCTCTCCGGCCGCCGGGCCAAGATCGTCTACCGGCTCACGGCGGCGGGGAAGGAGCGGTTCGAGGAGCTTCTCTCCCACACCGGGCCGGACGCCTGGGAGGACGAGCACTTCGGCGTCCGTTTCGCCTTCTTCGGCCAGACGTCACGAGACGTTCGCATGCGAGTGCTCGAAGGGCGGCGCAGCCGCCTGGAGGAGCGCCTGGACAAGATGCGCGCCGCCATGGCCCGCACCCGCGAGCGGCTGGACGACTACACCCTCGAGCTGCAGCGGCACGGGATGGAGTCGGTGGAGCGCGAGGTCCGCTGGCTGAACGAGCTGATCGAGAGCGAGCGGTCCGGGCGCGACCAGCGCGACGGCACCGCCGGGCAGGACCGGGCGATCGAGCGGGATGAGGACCGGCCGCCACAGCAGGAGCAGGACCAGTCAGGAGATGCGGACGGCCCGCCCCGGCACCGGGGTGGATCCCGGCCGGATCCGTCCGATGACACCGCCAAGTGA